From Qipengyuania psychrotolerans:
ACGGCGACCAGATCGTGCAGCTGGTGTCGGAAACCGTGCGCCGCTGGGATGCGACGACGCTAACCGACAGGGTCGAGGGTGCAGTGGGCCGCGACCTTCAGTTTATCCGTATTAACGGAACGCTGGTCGGCGGCTTGGTTGGCGTGACGATTCACGCGCTGTCCACCTTCCTTTATTGATCAGTGCGCGGCCACTCGCGACTAGCGAGTGACGAATACCACCGTGTTGGTCCAATAGCTGGCGAGGGGGGTCCCCTCTGCATCGCGAGCAGGTTCGAACTTGCCCTTGCGCTGGAACTCGGAGCACACTTTCTCGGGAAAAGACGGGTCCGAATAGGACGACTGGATGGTGCAGTTTTCGATCTGACCCTTCTCGTCGATGCCGAGGCGGAAGCGCACTGCGCCAGACAGGTTCTTCCTCAAGGCTTCAGCGGGATAGTCACTGGCGTTGAACCAGCTGGTGATGCGTCCCACTGGCTCCGGTCCGGTCGCGATCTTGGCGAGAGCCTCAGGATCGTAACCCCAGCTTCTGACCAGATCATGCGTACAAGTGTTCATCGCCACAATGGCAGCGGACAGCTTCCCCGTATTGAGCGCTACCGAGGTCGACCGTCCGATATTGAGCGTGAGGCGCCTGGCTTCAGCCGCAGCTTTGGCTTCAGCGGCCTTGTATTCCTGCGGGCTTGCATCTGCGTCACTCAATTCTTCCAAGACGTCGGACGGGATCAACCCTCCGGAAAATTGCCAGATTGTTTCGTCACCTTCGAGCTCGCCAAACAGCGGACGTTCGACATCGATCTCGTCGCCTTCGTGGAAACTGTATGTGAATTTGCGCGAGCTGTTGGCTTTGAGCAATTTGCCCGTCGCCATCATCTCCATTCCGGTGTCAGGAGAGTATTTGGAAAGGAGTAAGATGACCTTGTTCTCACCTTCCCCGAAACTGCGACCCAAGCGGCACGTTTCTTCGCCGTAATCGAGATTCCAGTTCGAAGTTGGCTCTAGGACAGTCGTCTCTTTTGCTGACAGAATTCCGGGCTGTGCCGAGAAAACCACGGCTGCAACAATGGGTGTGACGATTCTCAAGGTGCGACCCTTCCCCTGTAAATAGAGCACTCATAATATGAAAAAGGCGGCAATTCGCAACCGAATTACCGCCTCTTCTGCGAATATAGTCCGTTTATCGATGTATCAGAGCTTTTCGGTCAGTCCCGGTACTGTCCTGAAAGGGTCTGCTACTGGGCCGATGTCTGCCAATTGGTCGGTCCGACAATTGGCGGATCGGCCGCTACCTCTATCTAGTTCTGGCCGTCATTCGTATCTCATGCCGTGAGCATCGACCCCCGCCGGGAATTTGTAGCGCACGTTCTGAAAATAGAGACCGACGACCGGCGACCCTTCTCGGTCTTTGGCGGGCTCGAAGCGCGCATGCTCTAGCATCGCTTCGCACGCTGCCTCCCTAAGCGTTTGCGCGATGAGTTCGTCCGCCACATGGCAAAAGCGCGGCTTGCCCTGTTCATCGACAACGACGCGCATCGCGACAAGGCCCTGGAACCCTTCACGCAGGGCCTCCTTGGGGTAGACGGCAGCGACTTTCGCCGACCATTCGGCATATCCGCGAGGACTTGGCGCTGTGCGAATGGCTGCAAGCCCTTTTTCGGTAATGCCCATTTCAGCGAGCCTGCCCCAGACGCATTTATCCAGCGCAGAGGCGGCCTGCGTAATCGCGTTCGTTTTGAGCGCTACAGGCTCGGGGGTGAGACCCTGAATTGCGAAATGGGTGGTGGCCGCCGCGAGCGAATCGAATTTGGCTATTGCCTCGTCGGGATTTCCTCCC
This genomic window contains:
- a CDS encoding TonB family protein, coding for MRIVTPIVAAVVFSAQPGILSAKETTVLEPTSNWNLDYGEETCRLGRSFGEGENKVILLLSKYSPDTGMEMMATGKLLKANSSRKFTYSFHEGDEIDVERPLFGELEGDETIWQFSGGLIPSDVLEELSDADASPQEYKAAEAKAAAEARRLTLNIGRSTSVALNTGKLSAAIVAMNTCTHDLVRSWGYDPEALAKIATGPEPVGRITSWFNASDYPAEALRKNLSGAVRFRLGIDEKGQIENCTIQSSYSDPSFPEKVCSEFQRKGKFEPARDAEGTPLASYWTNTVVFVTR
- a CDS encoding energy transducer TonB — translated: MRGFFLFPLSSILLGIGALTPGIAAAQDGEELFKAAQYPADGKWSLSQTEYSCSVRRDFVKDGDRISLVMRSVQPGIEVQFGVFGEDVSRRKTRISAGFIPSGGQNAVENLADANLGETPGLVFSGFIFPQIAFEIAEGGNPDEAIAKFDSLAAATTHFAIQGLTPEPVALKTNAITQAASALDKCVWGRLAEMGITEKGLAAIRTAPSPRGYAEWSAKVAAVYPKEALREGFQGLVAMRVVVDEQGKPRFCHVADELIAQTLREAACEAMLEHARFEPAKDREGSPVVGLYFQNVRYKFPAGVDAHGMRYE